A region from the Amycolatopsis camponoti genome encodes:
- a CDS encoding rhodanese-like domain-containing protein: MEIVVSPAELPTAEVRDLPKDGLVLLDVREDDEWAAGHAPGAVHIPMGELPARVGELADLPDDQPIHVICRSGGRSARATSWLNQSGWDAVNVAGGMGAWQREGRPMVGEHPGIDPEVI, from the coding sequence ATGGAGATCGTGGTGAGCCCTGCTGAACTGCCGACCGCCGAGGTCCGCGACCTGCCCAAGGACGGCCTCGTGCTGCTCGACGTCCGCGAAGACGACGAGTGGGCCGCCGGGCACGCGCCCGGCGCGGTGCACATCCCGATGGGGGAGCTGCCCGCCCGCGTAGGCGAGCTGGCCGACCTGCCCGACGACCAGCCGATCCACGTGATCTGCCGCAGCGGCGGCCGGTCCGCGCGGGCGACGTCGTGGCTCAACCAGAGCGGCTGGGACGCGGTGAACGTCGCCGGCGGCATGGGCGCGTGGCAGCGCGAAGGCCGGCCGATGGTCGGCGAGCACCCCGGCATCGATCCCGAAGTGATCTAG
- a CDS encoding solute symporter family protein: MTVAAGVEGSNSTLNIIIFLVFVAITLVIVFRASRNTKTASDYYAAGRAFTGPQNGIAISGDYLSAASFLGIAGAIAVNGYDGFLYSVGFLVAWLVALLLVAELLRNTGKFTMGDVLAFRMKQTPVRAAAAVSTLIVSFFYLLAQMAGAGGLVNLLLGISGEAGQDVVIAVVGVIMILYVLIGGMKGTTWVQIIKAALLIVGAFAMTLWVLGKYGFNLSDLFQAAVDKGGKGGAALLDPGKQYGKTGTTKLDFLSLGIALVLGTAGLPHVLMRFYTVPTARDARRSVVWAIVLIGVFYLFTLVLGYGAGAIVGPDKIAKAPGTTNSAAPLLALELGGPVLLGFISAVAFATILAVVAGLTITASASFAHDVYASVIKKGQVSTGGEVRVARITALVIGALAIAGGILAKSQNVAFLVALAFAVAASANLPTILYSLFWKRFNTQGALWSIYGGLVVTIVLIVFSPAVSGKPVDAKTGKSASMIQGVDFHWFPLDNPGLVSIPAAFLLGWLGTVLSKERNKAKYAEMEVRALTGAGAEKAVQH, encoded by the coding sequence ATGACCGTCGCCGCGGGCGTGGAGGGCAGCAACTCCACCCTCAACATCATCATTTTCCTGGTCTTCGTCGCGATCACACTGGTGATCGTGTTCCGGGCCAGTCGCAACACGAAGACGGCGTCGGACTACTACGCCGCCGGCCGGGCGTTCACCGGTCCGCAGAACGGCATCGCGATTTCCGGCGACTACCTTTCGGCGGCGTCGTTCCTCGGCATCGCGGGCGCGATCGCCGTCAACGGCTACGACGGCTTCCTCTATTCGGTCGGTTTCCTGGTCGCGTGGCTCGTCGCGTTGCTGCTGGTCGCGGAACTGCTCCGCAACACCGGCAAGTTCACGATGGGCGACGTCCTCGCGTTCCGCATGAAGCAGACGCCGGTGCGCGCGGCGGCGGCGGTTTCGACGCTGATCGTGTCGTTCTTCTACCTGCTCGCGCAGATGGCGGGCGCCGGTGGCCTGGTCAACCTGCTGCTCGGCATCTCGGGCGAGGCGGGGCAGGACGTCGTGATCGCCGTCGTCGGCGTGATCATGATCCTGTACGTCCTGATCGGCGGCATGAAGGGCACCACCTGGGTGCAGATCATCAAGGCGGCGCTGCTGATCGTCGGCGCGTTCGCGATGACGCTGTGGGTGCTCGGCAAGTACGGCTTCAACCTGTCCGACCTGTTCCAGGCCGCGGTCGACAAGGGTGGCAAGGGCGGGGCGGCGCTGCTCGACCCGGGCAAGCAGTACGGCAAGACGGGCACCACGAAGCTCGACTTCCTGTCGCTCGGCATCGCGCTGGTGCTCGGCACGGCGGGCCTGCCGCACGTCCTGATGCGCTTCTACACGGTCCCGACTGCTCGCGACGCCCGTCGTTCGGTGGTCTGGGCGATCGTCCTGATCGGCGTGTTCTACCTGTTCACGCTGGTGCTCGGCTACGGCGCGGGCGCGATCGTCGGGCCGGACAAGATCGCCAAGGCCCCGGGGACGACGAACTCGGCGGCCCCGCTGCTCGCGCTGGAACTCGGCGGGCCGGTGTTGCTCGGGTTCATCTCCGCGGTCGCGTTCGCGACGATCCTCGCGGTGGTCGCCGGCCTGACGATCACGGCGTCGGCGTCGTTCGCCCACGACGTCTACGCGAGCGTGATCAAGAAGGGCCAGGTCTCCACCGGCGGCGAGGTCCGCGTCGCCCGGATCACGGCGCTGGTGATCGGCGCGCTGGCCATCGCGGGCGGCATCCTGGCGAAGAGCCAGAACGTCGCGTTCCTGGTGGCACTGGCGTTCGCGGTGGCGGCGTCGGCCAACCTGCCGACGATCCTGTACTCGCTGTTCTGGAAGCGGTTCAACACGCAGGGCGCGCTGTGGTCGATCTACGGCGGCCTCGTCGTCACGATCGTGCTGATCGTCTTCTCGCCGGCGGTCTCGGGCAAGCCGGTCGACGCGAAGACGGGCAAGAGCGCGTCGATGATCCAGGGCGTCGACTTCCACTGGTTCCCGCTCGACAACCCGGGCCTGGTCTCGATCCCGGCGGCGTTCCTGCTCGGCTGGCTCGGCACGGTCCTGTCCAAGGAGCGCAACAAGGCCAAGTACGCCGAAATGGAGGTCCGCGCACTGACCGGCGCGGGCGCCGAGAAGGCCGTCCAGCACTGA
- a CDS encoding DUF952 domain-containing protein, with protein sequence MILHICGAADWAEVGEGGQYRPPSLGEVGFVHCSDFGTAHLPANALYRGRTDLVLLEIDPAKLGVAVRWEDGEPPHPAGVWFPHVYGPIPHAAVVGVHVFDETDGRFRLPDALARR encoded by the coding sequence GTGATACTTCACATCTGCGGGGCGGCCGACTGGGCCGAAGTGGGCGAAGGCGGCCAGTACCGGCCGCCTTCACTGGGGGAAGTCGGGTTCGTCCACTGTTCCGACTTCGGCACGGCGCACCTGCCGGCCAACGCGCTCTACCGGGGCCGCACCGATCTGGTGCTGCTCGAGATCGACCCGGCCAAGCTCGGCGTCGCCGTCCGCTGGGAAGACGGCGAGCCGCCGCATCCGGCCGGCGTGTGGTTCCCGCACGTCTACGGCCCGATTCCGCACGCCGCGGTGGTCGGGGTGCACGTGTTCGACGAAACCGACGGCCGTTTCCGGCTGCCGGATGCGCTCGCCCGCCGCTGA
- a CDS encoding ferritin: protein MALTKKKEPRSKFYELLQAQIHNEFNASQQYIALAVWFDAEDLPQLAKHFYKQSVEERNHAMALVQYMLDRDHHVEIPGTGEVRNEFSGVTEVIELALEQEKDVATDISAMAKAARAEEDYISEQFMQWFLKEQVEEISQMNTLLNVVKRANGNLFEVENHLHRESVGDGGSDSQMPPVAGGAL from the coding sequence ATGGCCCTCACCAAGAAGAAAGAACCGCGCTCGAAGTTCTACGAACTGCTGCAGGCGCAGATCCACAACGAGTTCAACGCGTCCCAGCAGTACATCGCGCTCGCGGTGTGGTTCGACGCCGAGGACCTGCCGCAGCTGGCGAAGCACTTCTACAAGCAGTCCGTCGAAGAGCGCAACCACGCGATGGCGCTCGTGCAGTACATGCTCGACCGCGACCACCACGTCGAAATCCCCGGCACGGGCGAAGTGCGCAACGAGTTCTCCGGCGTCACCGAGGTCATCGAGCTCGCGCTCGAGCAGGAGAAGGACGTCGCCACGGACATCTCCGCGATGGCCAAGGCCGCGCGCGCCGAAGAGGACTACATCAGCGAGCAGTTCATGCAGTGGTTCCTCAAGGAGCAGGTCGAAGAGATCTCCCAGATGAACACGCTGCTGAACGTCGTCAAGCGCGCGAACGGCAACCTGTTCGAGGTCGAGAACCACCTGCACCGCGAGTCCGTCGGCGACGGCGGCTCCGATTCGCAGATGCCGCCGGTGGCCGGCGGAGCGCTCTGA
- a CDS encoding SigE family RNA polymerase sigma factor, giving the protein MPGELADFGDFVQATLPGLLRYGHALTGNPHDAADLVQTVLEKIGSRWTYVHEKTGDPLAYVRRSMANAHVSRWRRTRRESLVADLPDTSPHVPDDPFEHEPLWRALRTLPPRQRAVMVLRYYEGLSEAEIAGSLGVTQGTVKSQASKAIASLRSKLTAADIHGEGSDAG; this is encoded by the coding sequence TTGCCGGGTGAGCTGGCCGACTTCGGCGACTTCGTGCAGGCCACCCTGCCGGGCCTGCTGCGGTACGGCCACGCGCTCACCGGCAACCCGCACGACGCGGCGGACCTGGTGCAGACCGTGCTGGAGAAGATCGGTTCGCGCTGGACGTACGTGCACGAAAAGACGGGCGACCCGCTCGCCTACGTCCGCCGGTCGATGGCGAACGCGCACGTCAGCCGGTGGCGCCGCACGCGCCGTGAGAGCCTGGTGGCCGATCTGCCGGACACCAGCCCGCACGTGCCGGACGACCCGTTCGAGCACGAGCCGCTGTGGCGCGCGTTACGGACGCTGCCGCCGAGGCAACGGGCCGTCATGGTCCTGCGTTACTACGAAGGTCTCTCCGAAGCGGAGATCGCCGGTTCGCTCGGCGTCACGCAGGGAACCGTCAAGAGCCAGGCCAGCAAGGCGATCGCTTCGCTGCGATCGAAACTGACAGCAGCCGACATCCACGGCGAAGGGAGTGACGCGGGTTGA
- a CDS encoding CPBP family intramembrane glutamic endopeptidase has translation MTFTARSWLAPAAPAFPEPIDDPRERRAIKIELLIVFGITLGLSGVRSLLSLVDSLLQPTPLAQQQVQLNVPQAAASLIDLLKQLLSAAQLVGWGALGLYFLWRAGIKIAQVGLDRRSPGRDALLTLGLAALIGIPGLALYFVSYHLGFSLAVQPSTLNDTWWRPITLTLSAFGNAFAEEVLVIGYLLTRLRQLGVRENNALFGAAVLRGSYHLYQGFGGFVGNLIMGLVFGRLWQKTNRLWPLVAAHTLFDFVSFVGYALLKGHVSWLP, from the coding sequence ATGACGTTCACCGCGCGATCGTGGCTGGCCCCGGCCGCACCGGCGTTCCCGGAGCCGATCGACGACCCGCGGGAGCGCCGGGCGATCAAGATCGAGCTGCTGATCGTCTTCGGCATCACGCTCGGGCTGTCCGGCGTGCGCAGCCTGCTGTCCCTTGTGGACTCCCTGCTGCAGCCCACGCCGTTGGCCCAGCAGCAGGTCCAGCTCAACGTGCCCCAGGCCGCGGCGAGCCTGATCGACCTGCTCAAGCAGCTGCTCTCGGCCGCCCAGCTGGTCGGCTGGGGCGCGCTCGGGCTGTACTTCCTGTGGCGCGCCGGGATCAAGATCGCGCAGGTCGGGCTGGATCGCCGGTCCCCCGGCCGCGACGCGCTGCTCACCCTCGGGCTCGCCGCGCTGATCGGGATCCCCGGCCTCGCGCTGTACTTCGTCTCCTACCACCTGGGGTTCAGCCTGGCGGTGCAACCGTCCACTTTGAACGACACGTGGTGGCGCCCGATCACGTTGACGCTGTCGGCGTTCGGCAACGCGTTCGCCGAGGAAGTCCTGGTCATCGGCTACCTGCTGACGCGACTGCGGCAGCTCGGCGTCCGGGAGAACAACGCGCTGTTCGGCGCCGCCGTGCTGCGCGGGTCGTACCACCTCTACCAGGGCTTCGGCGGGTTCGTCGGCAACCTGATCATGGGCCTGGTGTTCGGGCGGCTGTGGCAGAAGACGAACCGGCTGTGGCCGCTCGTCGCCGCGCACACGCTGTTCGACTTCGTGTCGTTCGTCGGATATGCGCTGTTGAAGGGGCACGTTTCCTGGCTGCCTTGA
- the mca gene encoding mycothiol conjugate amidase Mca, with the protein MTFRLLSVHAHPDDESSKGAATLARYAAEGVDVLVATCTGGERGDILNPAVDTPENRAGLPAIRRREMAAAAEILGIRQRFLGLVDSGLPGEGEPLPDGCFAAIPLSAAAAPLVALIREFRPHVVITYDETGGYPHPDHIRTHEVTLEAFTAAADSTRYPGTGAPWRPAKLYYQATLSRAWFQALHDATLAAGLESAMTDVLAELPLEPALPVTTRIRCESHFATRDRALLAHATQVDPAHPFFAHSREIEREAWPYEDYHLAHPTPGPNLETDLFTGVTP; encoded by the coding sequence ATGACGTTCCGCCTCCTGAGCGTCCACGCCCACCCCGACGACGAGTCCAGCAAGGGCGCGGCCACCCTCGCCCGGTACGCGGCCGAAGGCGTCGACGTCCTGGTGGCCACGTGCACCGGCGGCGAGCGCGGCGACATCCTCAACCCGGCCGTCGACACCCCGGAAAACCGCGCCGGCCTCCCGGCGATCCGCCGTCGCGAGATGGCCGCCGCAGCCGAAATCCTCGGTATTCGCCAGCGCTTCCTCGGGCTGGTCGACTCCGGCCTGCCCGGCGAAGGCGAACCCTTACCGGACGGCTGCTTCGCCGCCATCCCGCTTTCCGCGGCGGCTGCCCCACTGGTCGCGCTGATCCGCGAGTTCCGCCCCCACGTCGTGATCACGTACGACGAAACCGGCGGCTACCCCCACCCGGACCACATCCGCACCCATGAGGTAACGCTCGAAGCCTTCACCGCGGCCGCCGACTCCACCCGCTATCCAGGCACCGGCGCCCCATGGCGTCCAGCCAAGCTTTACTACCAAGCCACCCTGAGCCGAGCCTGGTTCCAAGCCCTCCACGACGCGACCCTGGCCGCCGGCCTGGAGTCCGCGATGACGGACGTCCTGGCGGAACTCCCGCTCGAGCCGGCTTTGCCGGTCACCACCCGAATCCGCTGCGAATCCCACTTCGCCACCCGCGACCGAGCCCTGCTGGCCCACGCGACCCAAGTCGACCCGGCCCATCCGTTTTTCGCCCACTCACGCGAAATCGAACGAGAAGCCTGGCCCTACGAGGACTACCACCTCGCCCACCCAACCCCAGGCCCCAACCTGGAAACAGACCTCTTCACCGGAGTAACCCCATGA
- a CDS encoding DUF5926 family protein — MGKGARKKGPKQATDRKPKVRDVFVGQPFEGLAAEPELIALREFVPSATAKLTLADGGDVTLGTVLPMAAAAFVRSDGERYVGLQVQTRSSDISRDLGRSLKWLLDAKEGDVLGVPDTTTPPSADEHARLQDLLTPGAELDVTLHKDFAWWLPEDADATGDVAVSLERANAAIMPTERLGHGAYWVLAGEKAHLRWVRPEPENLLLQALARLSAAGELGLGEGSRYAGSFRAHGLLVPVWDLDPEAHAREWAEAKDALGIRLETALKSLDTEPLNAAERRARDGLIGRQLTLR; from the coding sequence GTGGGCAAGGGCGCGCGCAAGAAGGGTCCCAAGCAGGCGACGGACCGCAAGCCGAAGGTGCGCGACGTCTTCGTCGGCCAGCCGTTCGAGGGGCTGGCGGCGGAGCCCGAGCTGATCGCACTGCGCGAGTTCGTGCCGTCCGCTACGGCCAAGCTGACCCTCGCCGACGGCGGCGACGTCACCCTCGGCACTGTGCTGCCGATGGCCGCGGCCGCGTTCGTCCGCTCGGACGGCGAGCGGTACGTCGGCCTGCAGGTGCAGACCCGCTCCTCCGACATCAGCCGCGACCTCGGCCGCTCGCTGAAGTGGCTGCTGGACGCGAAGGAGGGCGACGTCCTCGGCGTGCCGGACACGACGACCCCGCCGTCCGCCGACGAGCACGCCCGCCTCCAGGATCTGCTGACGCCGGGCGCCGAGCTCGACGTCACGCTCCACAAGGACTTCGCCTGGTGGCTGCCGGAGGACGCGGACGCCACCGGTGACGTCGCGGTCTCCCTCGAGCGTGCGAACGCCGCGATCATGCCGACCGAGCGCCTCGGCCACGGTGCCTACTGGGTCCTCGCCGGCGAGAAGGCGCACCTGCGCTGGGTCCGTCCGGAGCCGGAGAACCTGCTGCTCCAGGCCCTGGCCCGGCTGTCCGCGGCCGGCGAGCTCGGCCTCGGCGAAGGCTCCCGCTACGCCGGCTCGTTCCGCGCACACGGCCTGCTGGTCCCGGTCTGGGACCTCGACCCCGAGGCCCACGCCCGCGAGTGGGCCGAGGCGAAGGACGCCCTCGGTATCCGCCTCGAGACGGCCCTGAAGTCCCTCGACACCGAACCGCTGAACGCGGCAGAGCGCCGCGCCCGCGACGGCCTGATCGGCCGCCAGCTCACCCTGCGCTGA
- a CDS encoding arginine deiminase yields MDSEVGPLRAVLLHRPGNELKRLTPRNNDQLLFDSIPWVDRAQAEHDAFADVLRSRGVEVLLLADALRTALEDDRAHAAGVHAAVDDRRLGVDLADSLRSHLSGVSSAGLAEVLMAGMTFEELPSAEGASLVRMMNHPHDFAVDPLPNLLFTRDSSAWIADRVAISSLTMPARRRETAVLDLIYAYHPYFRHAARAYGAHSAPIEGGDVMLLAPGVLAIGVGERTTAAGAESLARSVFADGIAHTVLAVPIEQSRATMHLDTVCTMVDADAVVMYPLARDSLTAFTIRPTGDGGVKVAGPTPFLTAAAEAMEIERLRVIDTGLDPVTAEREQWDDGNNTLALAPGVVVGYERNVETNERLEAAGIEVLPIAGSELGSGRGGPRCMSCPVRRDPLH; encoded by the coding sequence GTGGACAGCGAAGTCGGACCCCTGCGCGCGGTGCTGCTGCACCGGCCCGGCAACGAGCTCAAAAGGCTGACGCCCCGCAACAACGACCAGCTCCTGTTCGACTCGATCCCGTGGGTCGACCGGGCCCAGGCCGAGCACGACGCGTTCGCCGACGTGCTGCGCAGCCGCGGCGTCGAGGTGCTGCTGCTGGCCGACGCGCTCCGGACCGCGCTGGAGGACGACCGCGCTCACGCGGCCGGTGTCCACGCGGCGGTCGACGACCGGCGGCTCGGCGTCGACCTGGCCGATTCGCTGCGTTCGCACCTTTCCGGCGTCAGCTCGGCCGGCCTCGCCGAGGTGCTGATGGCCGGGATGACGTTCGAGGAGCTGCCGTCCGCGGAGGGCGCGTCGCTGGTGCGGATGATGAACCACCCGCACGACTTCGCCGTCGACCCGCTGCCGAACCTGCTGTTCACGCGCGATTCGTCGGCGTGGATCGCCGACCGCGTCGCGATCTCGTCGCTGACGATGCCCGCGCGCCGCCGCGAGACCGCGGTGCTGGACCTGATCTACGCCTACCACCCGTACTTCCGGCACGCGGCCCGCGCGTACGGCGCGCATTCGGCGCCGATCGAGGGCGGCGACGTGATGCTGCTGGCGCCGGGCGTGCTCGCCATCGGCGTCGGCGAGCGGACGACGGCGGCCGGCGCGGAGTCCCTGGCGCGGTCGGTGTTCGCCGACGGCATCGCGCACACCGTGCTGGCGGTGCCGATCGAGCAGTCCCGCGCGACGATGCACCTGGACACGGTGTGCACGATGGTCGACGCCGACGCGGTCGTGATGTACCCGCTGGCGCGCGACTCCCTGACGGCGTTCACCATCCGCCCGACCGGCGACGGCGGCGTCAAGGTCGCGGGCCCGACGCCGTTCCTGACGGCCGCGGCCGAGGCGATGGAAATCGAGCGGCTGCGCGTCATCGACACCGGCCTCGACCCCGTGACGGCCGAACGCGAGCAGTGGGACGACGGCAACAACACGCTGGCGCTGGCGCCGGGCGTGGTCGTGGGTTACGAGCGGAACGTCGAGACGAACGAGCGTCTGGAGGCGGCCGGCATCGAGGTGCTGCCGATCGCCGGGTCCGAGCTGGGTTCGGGCCGGGGCGGGCCGCGGTGCATGTCCTGTCCGGTGCGCCGGGACCCGCTGCATTAA
- a CDS encoding TetR/AcrR family transcriptional regulator, with product MSEGLRAQKKHETRKTISDVATKLFIRNGFEDVTIADIATEARVAKMTVTNHFPRKEDLVFDIRADFASWPASLVRDSVFHDTRELYFEALGAEHALVGFSRPGFVRMIKESQVLTNALHEMHREREAALTHLLIRRHPEQGLEPVLAAAHLATVLRVLFQEVFDRTLEDEKGISDALWPTAELAFDQLEPVLGRY from the coding sequence ATGAGCGAGGGACTCCGGGCCCAGAAGAAGCACGAGACCAGGAAGACCATCTCGGACGTGGCGACGAAGCTGTTCATCCGCAACGGCTTCGAGGACGTGACGATCGCGGACATCGCCACCGAGGCGCGGGTCGCCAAGATGACCGTCACGAACCACTTCCCGCGCAAGGAAGACCTGGTCTTCGACATCCGCGCCGACTTCGCGTCCTGGCCGGCCAGCCTGGTCCGCGACAGCGTCTTCCACGACACCCGCGAGCTCTACTTCGAAGCACTGGGGGCCGAGCACGCGCTGGTCGGCTTCTCGCGCCCGGGCTTCGTGCGGATGATCAAGGAGAGCCAGGTCCTGACGAACGCCCTGCACGAGATGCACCGCGAGCGCGAAGCGGCGCTCACGCACCTGCTGATCCGGCGTCACCCCGAGCAGGGGCTCGAGCCCGTGCTCGCCGCCGCCCACCTCGCCACCGTGCTGCGCGTGCTCTTCCAGGAGGTCTTCGACCGGACCCTCGAGGACGAAAAGGGGATCTCCGACGCGCTGTGGCCCACCGCCGAACTGGCTTTCGACCAGCTGGAACCGGTGCTGGGCCGGTACTAG
- a CDS encoding cytochrome P450 → MFDPRDPAFLEDPYPAFAALREQGDVHFHDELGLAVAVSHAASSAVLRHRGLGRIWQDAQPLERFASFNLLHRNSLLENEPPAHTRLRRLIAGAFGRGHVQRLRPMVATLADRMVDDLAAAIATDGSADLLEHLAQPLPVAVIAELLGVPGTDGPRMVELSNAIVKMYEYGLPEDGRDAAERAAAEFVEYVRSVAAARADAPGDDIISDLLRSELTPDELVATAVLLLMAGHEATVNVLGNGITALLTHRDQWERLLAAPSLLDSCVEELIRFDAPLQLFERTATEDVSICGHVVPQGQKIGALLGAAARDPKVFDAPDTLDIGRTPNAHLGFGLGIHYCVGAPLARVEIAAALSALAAKLPGLRLAETPRRRPEFVIRGLRELRVTV, encoded by the coding sequence GTGTTCGACCCCCGCGATCCCGCGTTCCTGGAAGACCCGTACCCCGCGTTCGCCGCACTGCGCGAGCAGGGCGACGTCCATTTTCACGACGAGCTCGGCCTGGCCGTGGCGGTGTCGCACGCCGCGTCGTCGGCCGTGCTGCGGCATCGCGGGCTGGGCCGGATCTGGCAGGACGCGCAGCCGCTCGAACGGTTCGCGTCGTTCAACCTGCTGCACCGCAACTCGCTGCTGGAGAACGAGCCGCCCGCGCACACCCGCCTGCGTCGCCTGATCGCGGGCGCGTTCGGCCGCGGCCACGTGCAGCGGCTGCGTCCGATGGTCGCGACGCTCGCCGACCGGATGGTCGACGACCTCGCGGCCGCGATCGCCACCGACGGCAGCGCGGACCTCCTCGAGCACCTGGCCCAGCCGCTGCCGGTCGCGGTGATCGCCGAGCTGCTGGGCGTCCCCGGCACCGACGGGCCGCGGATGGTCGAGCTGTCCAACGCGATCGTGAAGATGTACGAGTACGGCTTGCCCGAGGACGGCCGCGACGCCGCCGAGCGGGCGGCCGCCGAGTTCGTCGAGTACGTCCGGTCGGTGGCCGCGGCTCGCGCCGACGCCCCGGGCGACGACATCATCAGCGACCTCCTGCGCAGCGAGCTGACGCCGGACGAGCTGGTCGCGACCGCGGTGCTGCTGCTGATGGCCGGTCACGAGGCGACGGTCAACGTGCTCGGCAACGGCATCACGGCGCTGCTCACCCACCGGGACCAGTGGGAGCGCTTGCTGGCGGCTCCTTCCTTGCTGGATTCGTGCGTCGAGGAACTGATCCGGTTCGACGCGCCCCTGCAGCTGTTCGAGCGGACGGCGACCGAGGACGTGTCGATCTGCGGACATGTCGTCCCGCAGGGGCAGAAGATCGGCGCGCTGCTGGGTGCCGCGGCCCGAGATCCGAAGGTGTTCGACGCGCCGGACACCCTCGACATCGGACGGACGCCGAACGCGCACCTCGGCTTCGGCCTGGGGATCCACTACTGCGTGGGTGCTCCTCTCGCTCGGGTGGAGATCGCCGCGGCGTTGAGTGCGTTGGCCGCGAAGCTGCCGGGATTGCGGCTCGCCGAGACTCCGCGCCGGCGGCCCGAGTTCGTGATCCGGGGGCTGCGGGAGCTTCGCGTCACCGTGTGA
- a CDS encoding DUF485 domain-containing protein — MSSTEHDVGGAEPQTDWESIQGSPEFTDLRRRLRVFVFPMTALFLLWYLLYVLLADYAHGFMSTKLVGNINVGLVFGLLQFVSTFVITGLYVRYANRKLDPVADRIRAEIEGEPRK; from the coding sequence GTGAGCAGCACCGAACACGACGTCGGTGGCGCGGAGCCGCAGACCGACTGGGAGAGCATCCAGGGGAGTCCCGAATTCACGGACCTGCGCCGCCGATTGCGGGTGTTCGTGTTCCCGATGACCGCGCTGTTCCTGCTTTGGTACCTGCTGTACGTGCTCCTCGCCGACTACGCGCACGGCTTCATGAGCACCAAGCTCGTCGGCAACATCAACGTCGGCCTGGTGTTCGGCCTCCTGCAGTTCGTCTCGACGTTCGTCATCACGGGCCTCTACGTGCGCTACGCCAACCGGAAGCTCGACCCGGTCGCCGACAGGATCCGCGCCGAGATCGAAGGGGAGCCGCGCAAATGA
- a CDS encoding DUF4328 domain-containing protein, which translates to MQPGPPPPPGYWPRQTPPPSAQQLRGRTLAAQPEPYPYQHRPAHRPKLRWVASPPPGAWPRRRVTPPERYYGPPSYPVPPRWGFPNLVWRRPTSVPGTASDEVRPIDRLPVLSRSLIGVLFAFAVLAVVAAGAEVWRYVLLVEGRESALNRSVVAFSDGFVLTAGLLASILALLPAALTLWWLLVARRAAADVSGDDPPRPVWQVLVGVLVPLANLPMALSIAGELEHAVLGRARDVRPKPSRQVLVWWGAWLLNWVLLGVTIVWRFRDDVQSMADSVVLVALTDLAAASLAVMTAMVVRRFTALLAPSDARAVRSMRVLKVAGAPEPELRTARPSGAAR; encoded by the coding sequence TTGCAGCCGGGTCCGCCTCCTCCACCTGGGTACTGGCCGCGCCAGACCCCGCCGCCGAGCGCCCAGCAGCTGAGGGGCCGGACGCTGGCCGCCCAGCCGGAGCCGTACCCGTACCAGCACCGTCCCGCGCACCGGCCGAAGCTGCGCTGGGTGGCGTCCCCGCCGCCGGGCGCGTGGCCGCGTCGCCGCGTGACGCCGCCCGAGCGGTACTACGGGCCGCCGTCGTACCCGGTGCCGCCGCGCTGGGGTTTCCCCAACCTGGTCTGGCGCCGCCCGACTTCGGTGCCTGGCACGGCGTCGGACGAGGTCCGCCCGATCGACCGGCTGCCGGTGCTCAGCCGCAGCCTGATCGGTGTCCTGTTCGCGTTCGCCGTCCTCGCCGTGGTCGCCGCCGGCGCGGAGGTCTGGCGGTACGTGCTGCTCGTCGAGGGCCGCGAGTCCGCGCTGAACCGTTCGGTGGTGGCGTTTTCCGACGGTTTCGTGCTCACCGCCGGCCTGCTCGCTTCGATCCTCGCGCTGCTGCCCGCCGCGCTGACGCTCTGGTGGCTGCTGGTCGCCCGCCGGGCGGCGGCTGACGTCTCGGGCGACGACCCGCCCCGGCCGGTGTGGCAGGTGCTGGTCGGCGTCCTCGTGCCGCTGGCCAACCTGCCGATGGCGTTGTCGATCGCCGGCGAGCTGGAGCACGCGGTGCTGGGCCGCGCGCGCGACGTCCGGCCGAAGCCGTCGCGGCAGGTGCTCGTGTGGTGGGGCGCCTGGCTGCTCAACTGGGTCCTGCTGGGCGTGACGATCGTCTGGCGCTTCCGCGACGACGTCCAGTCGATGGCCGACAGCGTCGTCCTGGTCGCGCTGACCGACCTGGCCGCGGCCTCGTTGGCGGTCATGACCGCCATGGTCGTGCGGCGGTTCACGGCGCTGCTGGCGCCGTCGGACGCGCGGGCCGTGCGCTCGATGCGCGTGCTGAAGGTGGCCGGCGCTCCGGAGCCCGAGCTGCGCACCGCACGGCCTTCCGGCGCCGCGCGCTAG